In a genomic window of Dyadobacter fermentans DSM 18053:
- a CDS encoding DUF3822 family protein: MANSENQLIEVIPTLLVGDNSFDAASIPLCTLCIELDERRIRFCIVRDENMECIWLEDYFFENPLTPAEIFERLKRIFSGHLSWSSNNWKNVRVTVNSHAFTLVPNVLFKPESAYEYLSFALGNPVSKHEKVLWHDLPLVHAQNVFSIQELWYDWVVNHFSSSTVTFYHLTSALAIGSLVNHVEHQEIRMMSLYFEKDHFTLVVSESQQLLLCNRFKYAQVQELAYIILFTLNQLNILPEEIKVLCYGEIAPTADSYQELSRFFPNLHMGTRPTTLKYSPQCAEVPGHRYFGLFNTYLISS; encoded by the coding sequence GTGGCAAATTCTGAAAACCAGTTAATTGAAGTAATCCCCACGCTGCTGGTAGGAGACAACTCCTTCGACGCCGCCAGCATCCCGCTTTGTACGCTTTGTATCGAGCTCGATGAACGGCGCATTCGTTTTTGCATTGTGCGGGACGAAAACATGGAGTGCATTTGGCTGGAAGATTACTTCTTCGAAAATCCGCTGACACCGGCAGAAATTTTCGAACGGCTGAAACGGATTTTCAGCGGGCATTTGTCGTGGTCGTCCAATAACTGGAAAAATGTACGCGTGACGGTGAATTCGCATGCATTTACGCTCGTTCCGAATGTGCTTTTCAAGCCGGAGTCGGCTTATGAATATCTCTCGTTTGCATTGGGCAACCCGGTTTCCAAGCACGAGAAGGTGCTCTGGCATGATCTGCCGCTCGTGCATGCGCAAAACGTTTTCAGCATCCAGGAACTGTGGTACGACTGGGTGGTGAACCATTTCAGTTCGTCAACGGTCACATTCTACCACCTTACGAGCGCACTGGCCATTGGTTCGCTGGTTAATCACGTGGAGCACCAGGAAATACGGATGATGTCGCTGTACTTCGAAAAGGATCATTTCACATTGGTGGTGAGCGAGAGCCAGCAGCTCTTGCTTTGTAATCGCTTCAAATATGCTCAGGTTCAGGAGCTTGCGTATATCATCCTGTTTACACTAAACCAACTGAACATTTTGCCGGAAGAAATCAAGGTGCTCTGTTACGGAGAAATCGCGCCCACGGCAGATTCCTACCAGGAGCTGTCCAGATTTTTCCCGAACTTGCATATGGGCACGCGGCCCACGACATTGAAATACAGCCCACAGTGCGCCGAAGTGCCCGGTCACCGGTATTTCGGACTGTTTAATACCTATCTTATATCGTCTTAA
- a CDS encoding NUDIX domain-containing protein: MQTLNADIGTIYGGSVRVRVCGICVHENRILLVNHLLYGPDGAFWSPPGGGIYFGETAEHALAREFREETGLEVTVGQLLFVNEHIADPLHAVELFFEITSFKGQLAAGFDPEMAADGQVIRDVRFMAWGEIEALEPQQRHRILNSAGSLAGIFELNKYITGD; the protein is encoded by the coding sequence TTGCAGACGTTAAACGCAGACATAGGCACTATTTATGGCGGTTCCGTACGTGTACGCGTATGCGGAATCTGCGTGCATGAGAACCGTATCCTGCTCGTAAACCATTTGCTGTACGGGCCCGACGGCGCCTTCTGGTCGCCTCCGGGTGGCGGCATTTACTTCGGCGAAACGGCTGAACATGCCCTCGCCCGCGAGTTCCGGGAAGAAACGGGCCTGGAAGTGACGGTGGGGCAATTGCTGTTCGTGAACGAGCATATCGCCGATCCGCTCCATGCGGTAGAACTGTTTTTTGAAATAACTTCCTTTAAGGGCCAGCTCGCTGCCGGCTTTGACCCCGAAATGGCCGCCGACGGGCAGGTTATCCGCGACGTCCGGTTTATGGCCTGGGGCGAGATCGAGGCATTGGAGCCACAGCAGCGTCACCGCATTTTGAACAGCGCCGGCTCTCTGGCAGGGATTTTTGAACTGAACAAATACATCACCGGTGATTAA
- a CDS encoding ATP-dependent DNA helicase — protein sequence MDTDKLLPSQLLRRKFPFKPTQGQLRFFEQANDFLIEEKGLERYRDCFLLKGYAGTGKTTIISTLIKVLKNFGYKSVLLAPTGRAAKVMSGYSEKIALTIHKKIYKQTADAFSGTLTFQRQKNYHDNTLFIVDEASMITDDADFGSRSLLADLVEFVFENPGNKLMLVGDTAQLPPVGKELSPALDADYLERTFYMSVFWEELKEVMRQDEQSGILFNATQLRNQLGVEAKEIRITTRSFRDVFKMTGEKLEEGLRYAYDKYGTENSIILTRSNKSAVQYNEYIRRVINFSEDELDAGDRLMVVRNNYNILDEDSPAGFIANGDFVELLKIRKTQEMHGFRFADVTLRLTDYEKQPEFDAKIFLDTLHSPSASMSAEDNKKLYESVQQDYFYIKSKKDRVEALRKDPYLNALQVKFAYALTCHKAQGGQWSAVFIDQGYLPEEQINTEFIRWLYTAITRATDEVFLMNFHQQFFK from the coding sequence ATGGACACCGACAAACTTTTGCCTTCCCAGTTACTGCGTAGAAAATTCCCTTTCAAACCCACCCAGGGCCAGCTCCGGTTCTTCGAACAGGCCAATGATTTTTTGATCGAAGAAAAGGGCCTGGAACGTTACAGGGACTGTTTTTTGCTTAAAGGATACGCTGGAACCGGGAAAACCACGATCATCAGCACGCTCATTAAAGTGCTGAAAAACTTCGGGTACAAATCTGTCCTTCTGGCCCCTACCGGCCGCGCGGCGAAGGTCATGTCGGGCTATTCGGAAAAAATCGCGCTCACCATTCACAAGAAGATTTACAAGCAAACTGCCGACGCATTTTCGGGCACATTAACATTCCAGCGGCAGAAAAATTACCACGATAACACGCTTTTCATCGTCGACGAAGCCTCGATGATAACCGACGACGCCGATTTCGGCAGCCGCAGCCTCCTGGCCGACCTTGTCGAATTTGTGTTCGAAAACCCGGGCAACAAGCTGATGCTCGTCGGCGATACCGCCCAGCTCCCGCCTGTGGGCAAGGAACTGAGCCCGGCGCTGGACGCCGATTACCTGGAAAGGACATTTTACATGTCTGTTTTTTGGGAAGAATTGAAGGAAGTGATGCGGCAGGACGAGCAGTCGGGCATTCTTTTCAATGCCACGCAGCTCCGCAACCAGCTGGGCGTCGAGGCGAAAGAAATCCGCATCACGACCCGCTCGTTCCGCGATGTATTCAAAATGACAGGTGAAAAACTGGAAGAAGGGCTGCGCTACGCCTACGACAAATACGGCACCGAAAATTCAATTATCCTCACGCGTTCCAACAAATCGGCTGTACAATATAATGAATACATCCGCCGGGTGATCAATTTTTCGGAGGACGAGCTCGATGCCGGCGACCGGCTGATGGTCGTCCGCAATAATTACAACATCCTCGACGAGGATTCGCCCGCCGGGTTCATCGCAAACGGCGATTTTGTAGAACTGTTAAAAATCCGGAAAACGCAGGAAATGCACGGCTTTCGCTTCGCGGATGTAACGTTACGACTCACCGACTACGAAAAACAACCCGAATTCGACGCCAAGATCTTCCTTGACACGCTGCATTCGCCGTCGGCGTCGATGTCGGCGGAAGACAATAAGAAACTGTACGAAAGCGTCCAGCAGGATTATTTTTACATCAAATCCAAAAAAGACCGCGTAGAAGCATTGCGGAAAGATCCATATCTGAATGCATTGCAAGTCAAGTTTGCCTACGCGCTCACGTGTCACAAAGCGCAGGGAGGGCAGTGGAGTGCCGTGTTTATCGACCAGGGCTATTTACCTGAGGAACAGATCAATACCGAATTCATCCGATGGCTTTACACGGCCATTACACGGGCAACGGATGAGGTTTTCCTGATGAATTTCCACCAGCAGTTTTTCAAATAA
- a CDS encoding L-threonylcarbamoyladenylate synthase codes for MAVTGSDLSVAKEFLIKGELVAIPTETVYGLAGNALNEKAVLSIFEVKNRPAFDPLIIHTDSLKKVAIYVSDVPEKARILAEKLWPGPLTLLLPKKDIVPDLVTSGLDTVAVRIPDHALTRELLAQLSFPLAAPSANPFGYISPTKPAHVEQQLGDRIPYILDGGECEVGIESTIVGFENDETIVYRLGGLDINEIESLIGPVALMPHSTSDPKAPGMLKSHYAPRKPLHLYRRDAITPGDAGTGYLLFDRYLDGVDRRYQRLLSPGHDLKEAAHNLFAYLRELDGLPVSEIKAELVPASGLGLAINDRLQRASVPA; via the coding sequence TTGGCAGTAACCGGCAGCGACCTCTCGGTCGCAAAAGAATTTCTGATAAAAGGCGAATTGGTAGCCATTCCTACCGAAACCGTGTACGGGCTGGCAGGTAATGCATTGAACGAAAAGGCAGTGCTTTCTATTTTCGAAGTAAAGAACCGCCCCGCATTCGATCCGCTTATCATTCATACGGATTCCCTCAAAAAAGTGGCTATTTACGTCTCGGATGTTCCTGAAAAGGCGCGCATTCTGGCTGAAAAACTCTGGCCTGGTCCGCTTACCCTGCTGCTGCCTAAAAAGGATATTGTGCCGGACCTGGTTACCTCCGGGCTCGATACGGTTGCCGTGAGGATTCCCGATCATGCGCTTACCCGCGAGCTGCTCGCCCAATTGAGCTTCCCGCTCGCAGCGCCCAGCGCCAACCCGTTCGGATACATCAGCCCGACGAAACCCGCGCATGTGGAGCAGCAGCTCGGCGATCGCATTCCCTACATTCTCGATGGCGGCGAATGCGAGGTAGGCATCGAATCGACTATTGTAGGTTTTGAAAATGACGAAACGATCGTATACCGCCTCGGAGGACTGGATATCAACGAGATAGAAAGTCTGATCGGTCCGGTGGCGCTGATGCCTCATTCTACCTCGGACCCCAAGGCTCCGGGGATGCTCAAAAGCCATTATGCACCGCGAAAACCGTTGCATTTGTACCGAAGGGACGCCATTACGCCCGGCGACGCGGGCACCGGTTACCTGCTGTTTGACCGCTATCTGGATGGCGTGGATCGCCGTTACCAGCGTCTGCTCAGCCCTGGGCACGACTTGAAGGAGGCCGCTCACAACCTTTTCGCCTATCTGCGGGAGCTCGACGGGCTGCCTGTGTCGGAAATCAAGGCGGAGCTGGTTCCGGCGAGCGGTCTGGGGCTGGCCATTAACGATCGACTGCAACGCGCTTCCGTTCCTGCGTAA
- a CDS encoding NUDIX hydrolase — protein MTIFFDDRPVRIVRTNQLSAAETSRFEHIVDLRLEKLQRTMLTGHVLFLNSTATSAIQVIQMLEKEFPKDLLSITMATREKAEVEDRIKAQYKVIKAAGGVVVKGGKWLFMYRRKMWDLPKGKLDKGENSKVAATREIEEETGVKAIIRDKICTTWHTYTLNNSRILKRTKWYLFDCLDDSHMSPQAEEQIEKLDWYEPADVKPLLIKSYSSIRYVIDSLNKIHNLKES, from the coding sequence ATGACCATTTTTTTCGACGACCGTCCCGTCAGAATTGTACGGACAAATCAGTTGTCTGCCGCCGAAACCTCGCGTTTCGAACACATTGTGGATCTGAGGCTTGAAAAGTTGCAGAGAACCATGCTGACAGGTCACGTCCTGTTCCTGAATTCTACCGCCACCAGTGCCATTCAGGTGATCCAGATGCTCGAAAAGGAATTTCCCAAAGACTTGCTTTCCATTACGATGGCTACCCGTGAAAAAGCGGAGGTAGAGGACCGGATCAAGGCGCAATACAAGGTGATTAAAGCAGCCGGCGGCGTGGTGGTGAAAGGCGGCAAATGGCTGTTCATGTACCGTCGCAAAATGTGGGATTTACCCAAAGGCAAGCTGGATAAAGGCGAGAATTCGAAAGTGGCGGCCACGCGTGAAATCGAGGAAGAAACGGGCGTTAAGGCCATTATCCGCGACAAAATCTGCACTACCTGGCATACCTACACGCTCAACAACAGCCGCATTCTGAAACGCACGAAATGGTACTTGTTCGATTGCCTCGACGACTCGCACATGAGCCCGCAAGCCGAGGAGCAGATCGAAAAACTGGACTGGTACGAGCCCGCGGACGTAAAACCGCTGCTCATCAAATCGTACAGCTCGATCCGCTACGTGATCGACAGCCTCAACAAAATACACAATCTGAAAGAATCCTGA
- the pyrE gene encoding orotate phosphoribosyltransferase — protein sequence MSNDLDITKRIAELLLEAQAIKLSPEKPFQWSSGWFSPIYCDNRVALSYPDTRTFIKKALAGVIREKYPHAQAVVGVATGGIAQGALVADLLELPFAYVRPEPKKHGMGNQIEGRLEKGQSVVIIEDLISTGGSSLKTVDALREAGIEVGGMVAIFTYGFQVAADNFTAKNVELHTISNYNALIEVALEHKYVSEAQLESLAAWRVAPEGWGR from the coding sequence ATGTCGAACGATCTGGATATTACCAAACGAATCGCCGAGCTGCTTCTCGAAGCACAGGCCATCAAGCTAAGCCCCGAAAAGCCGTTCCAATGGAGCTCAGGCTGGTTTTCGCCCATTTACTGCGACAACCGCGTCGCATTGTCGTACCCCGACACGCGCACGTTCATCAAAAAGGCGCTGGCCGGGGTGATCCGGGAGAAATACCCGCATGCGCAGGCCGTGGTAGGCGTCGCGACCGGCGGTATCGCACAGGGCGCATTGGTAGCCGATCTGCTCGAATTGCCGTTCGCCTACGTCCGACCAGAGCCTAAAAAGCACGGAATGGGCAACCAGATAGAAGGCAGGCTGGAAAAAGGCCAGTCGGTGGTAATCATCGAAGACCTCATCTCGACCGGCGGAAGCTCCCTCAAAACGGTGGACGCCCTGCGCGAAGCCGGCATCGAAGTAGGCGGAATGGTGGCGATCTTCACCTACGGTTTCCAGGTTGCAGCCGATAATTTCACCGCCAAAAATGTAGAACTCCACACCATCAGCAACTACAACGCGCTGATCGAAGTGGCATTAGAGCACAAATACGTATCCGAAGCACAGCTGGAAAGCCTCGCCGCATGGCGAGTAGCGCCGGAGGGCTGGGGGAGGTAG
- a CDS encoding GMC oxidoreductase → MFQIKEQPAVFDVAIIGSGAGGGMAAYQLAKAGAKVALLEAGGYFDPADPKYITQLKWPYESPRRGASNHRPFGDFDAAWGGWEIEGEPYTHKNGTQFDWFRSRMLGGRTNHWGRISLRFGPKDFKRKSIDGLGDDWPISYDDVKPYYDQVDKLIGVFGTVEGIDNEPDGIFLPPPKPRLHELFLKQAGKKANIPVIPSRLSILTKPINDQRGVCFYCSQCSRACQAYADFSSSSVLCIPAIKTGNVTLINNAMCREVLTDPSTGLATGVSYIDREKLTEHTVKAKVVVLAASAAESSRLLLNSKSARHPNGLANSSGVVGRYLHDSTGASRGAFLPHLMDRKRYNEDGVGGMHVYTPWWLDNKKLDFPRGYHIEYGGGMGMPSYGFGSGIENLNGKYPTKAGVTKEAGGYGASLKEDYRRFYGANIGMAGRGEAVPDYNNYCEIDPNVVDKFGIPVLRFHYKWSDYEIKQAKHMHDTFEEMIHALGGVANGTKPGADTNYGLAAPGRIIHEVGTVRMGDDQKTSALNKFSQAHDAKNVFVVDGGSFVSQADKNPTWTILALSMRASEYIINQVKQKNI, encoded by the coding sequence ATGTTTCAAATCAAAGAACAACCTGCCGTTTTCGACGTCGCCATTATCGGGTCGGGCGCGGGAGGCGGAATGGCAGCTTATCAACTTGCCAAAGCAGGTGCCAAGGTGGCTCTTTTGGAAGCAGGTGGATATTTCGACCCTGCCGATCCCAAATACATTACCCAGCTGAAATGGCCGTACGAATCGCCCCGCCGTGGTGCGAGCAACCACCGCCCTTTCGGTGACTTTGATGCTGCCTGGGGTGGCTGGGAAATTGAGGGAGAACCCTATACACACAAGAACGGTACGCAATTCGACTGGTTCAGGTCCCGCATGCTCGGTGGCCGTACCAACCACTGGGGCCGCATTTCCCTGCGTTTCGGACCAAAAGATTTTAAAAGAAAAAGCATCGACGGCCTGGGCGACGACTGGCCGATCAGCTACGACGATGTGAAGCCTTACTACGACCAGGTCGATAAACTGATCGGTGTTTTCGGGACTGTCGAGGGCATTGACAATGAGCCGGACGGCATCTTCCTGCCGCCTCCCAAGCCACGTTTGCACGAGCTTTTCCTGAAACAGGCGGGTAAAAAGGCCAACATCCCAGTTATCCCATCGCGTTTGTCGATCCTTACCAAGCCGATCAATGACCAGCGCGGGGTGTGTTTCTATTGCAGTCAGTGCTCGCGCGCGTGCCAGGCTTACGCGGATTTCTCGTCGTCGTCGGTACTGTGTATTCCCGCGATCAAAACCGGTAACGTAACCCTGATCAATAACGCGATGTGCCGCGAGGTGCTTACCGATCCTTCAACAGGACTTGCCACTGGTGTATCGTACATTGACCGTGAAAAATTAACCGAGCATACTGTAAAAGCCAAAGTAGTAGTTCTGGCAGCGAGCGCGGCGGAATCCTCACGTTTGCTTTTGAACTCAAAATCGGCCCGTCACCCGAACGGCCTCGCCAATTCCAGCGGCGTAGTAGGCCGTTACCTGCACGATTCAACCGGTGCATCACGCGGCGCATTCCTCCCCCACCTCATGGACCGCAAGCGCTACAATGAGGACGGTGTAGGCGGTATGCACGTGTACACGCCATGGTGGCTAGACAACAAGAAACTCGACTTCCCACGCGGCTACCACATCGAGTACGGCGGCGGAATGGGCATGCCGAGCTACGGTTTCGGCTCAGGAATTGAGAATTTGAATGGTAAATATCCAACCAAAGCGGGTGTTACCAAAGAAGCGGGCGGCTATGGCGCTTCGCTGAAAGAAGATTACCGTCGTTTCTACGGGGCCAACATCGGTATGGCCGGTCGCGGCGAGGCGGTGCCTGATTATAACAACTACTGCGAAATCGACCCGAATGTGGTGGATAAATTCGGTATCCCGGTATTGCGCTTCCACTACAAATGGTCTGATTATGAGATCAAACAGGCGAAGCACATGCACGATACCTTCGAGGAAATGATCCATGCATTGGGCGGTGTGGCCAACGGCACCAAGCCGGGTGCGGATACCAACTACGGCCTCGCAGCTCCGGGACGGATCATCCACGAAGTAGGAACCGTTCGCATGGGCGACGACCAGAAAACTTCCGCATTGAACAAGTTCTCGCAGGCACACGACGCGAAAAACGTGTTTGTGGTAGACGGCGGATCGTTCGTATCCCAGGCCGACAAAAATCCGACCTGGACCATCCTCGCACTCTCGATGCGTGCGTCGGAGTACATTATCAATCAGGTTAAACAGAAAAATATCTAA
- the coaD gene encoding pantetheine-phosphate adenylyltransferase has translation MTRIALFPGSFDPFTKGHEDIVLRGLRLFDEVVIGIGNNATKKRYFPLEVMKEMIERTFISEPNVKVITYDDLTAHTARELGARFLLRGLRNTTDFEYENGISQVNRYLYEEIETVFLITSPSLAPISSSIIRDLHRYGQAVDNFLPYSLSELKKAEQNS, from the coding sequence ATGACGCGCATCGCATTATTTCCGGGATCTTTCGATCCTTTCACGAAGGGTCACGAAGATATCGTTCTGCGTGGTTTACGGCTTTTTGACGAGGTAGTGATCGGGATCGGTAACAACGCGACCAAAAAGCGCTATTTCCCGCTGGAAGTGATGAAGGAAATGATCGAAAGGACATTCATCTCCGAGCCGAATGTGAAGGTGATCACCTACGATGACCTGACGGCCCATACCGCCCGCGAACTGGGTGCCCGGTTTTTGCTGAGAGGACTGCGCAACACTACCGACTTCGAGTACGAAAACGGTATTTCGCAGGTTAACAGGTATTTGTATGAGGAAATCGAGACGGTATTCCTGATCACTTCGCCGAGCCTGGCGCCGATCAGTTCGAGCATTATCCGCGACCTGCACCGGTATGGACAGGCCGTGGACAATTTTCTTCCGTATTCTTTATCCGAACTGAAAAAGGCCGAGCAGAACAGCTAG
- a CDS encoding aldo/keto reductase: MRYQLLGRSGLRVSEVCLGAMTFGKDWGWGADKHESYKIFEAFANAGGTFIDTANRYTEGTSEKYVGEFIETDRDHFVLATKFTLKDRNDDLNFAGNHRKNMMRSVTSSLKRLNTEYIDLLWVHMWDNTTPAEEVMRGLDDLVTRGIVHYIGISDTPAWVVSQANTIADFRGWNAFAAIQFEYSLLQRTPERDLLPMAKALDLAVTPWGAIGGGALTGKYLRGETGRVPDNSTRRNEESSMIAQTVVDVANELGVTPAQVAINWTRHRDQVMIPIIGASKEKQLIDSLGCLDFRLPEEALRKLDEVSKIELGFPHEFLKSDGVKEEAFGGLYESLDNHRG, translated from the coding sequence ATGCGTTATCAATTATTAGGCCGCTCGGGTTTGCGGGTTTCGGAGGTTTGTCTGGGAGCCATGACATTCGGAAAAGACTGGGGATGGGGCGCAGATAAACATGAAAGCTACAAGATTTTCGAAGCTTTCGCCAACGCAGGAGGTACCTTCATCGACACTGCCAACCGCTACACCGAGGGCACTTCGGAGAAATATGTGGGCGAGTTTATCGAAACCGACCGCGACCATTTCGTGCTGGCCACGAAGTTCACATTGAAAGACCGTAACGACGACCTCAACTTCGCCGGCAACCACCGCAAGAACATGATGCGCTCTGTAACATCGAGCCTCAAACGCCTCAATACCGAGTACATCGACCTCCTTTGGGTACACATGTGGGACAACACCACGCCTGCCGAAGAGGTTATGCGGGGGCTCGACGACCTCGTGACGCGCGGCATCGTGCATTATATCGGCATTTCGGACACACCCGCCTGGGTCGTTTCGCAGGCCAACACCATTGCCGATTTTCGTGGCTGGAATGCTTTCGCGGCCATTCAGTTCGAGTACTCGCTGCTGCAACGCACGCCGGAGCGCGATCTGCTCCCGATGGCCAAAGCGCTTGACCTGGCCGTAACTCCCTGGGGCGCAATCGGCGGCGGCGCGCTGACGGGCAAATACCTGCGCGGCGAAACCGGCCGTGTGCCCGACAACAGCACGCGCCGGAACGAAGAAAGCAGCATGATCGCACAAACCGTCGTAGACGTGGCTAATGAGCTAGGCGTAACGCCCGCGCAAGTAGCGATCAACTGGACCCGCCACCGCGATCAGGTCATGATCCCGATCATCGGCGCATCGAAAGAAAAACAACTGATTGACTCACTGGGCTGCCTGGATTTCCGCCTGCCCGAAGAAGCCCTGCGCAAGCTGGACGAAGTGAGTAAAATAGAACTAGGCTTCCCCCACGAATTCCTGAAATCCGACGGCGTGAAGGAAGAAGCGTTTGGGGGGCTTTATGAGAGTTTGGATAATCATAGGGGGTAG
- a CDS encoding hemolysin family protein: MSEIALVSSRKSRLEAAAKNGDSSAKAALNLANSPTKFLSTVQIGITLIGLLTGMYSGDNITADFEQIIARVPALLPYSHSLAVGSVLVVITYLSLVLGELVPKRIGMANPEAISKVMATPMNLLSRVTAPFIALLGFSSDLIIRVLNIKQSENAVTEEEIKSLIQEGTSGGIFEEIEQEIVHNVFQLGDRKVTSLMTNRQEIVWLDLEDTVEENKAKILDARHSIYPVCRGNVDDVVGLVYVKDLFATDLEVQMANLTSIMRDPVYLPESNRAYQALEKFKEQRVYYGIIVDEYGGTLGVVTMHDIMDALVGDISEDIEEASEIVRRDDGSYLIDAQLPFDDFIQYFNINIQDSERRELVGFNTLGGFVLHVLENIPQTGEKFSWKQFEFEVIDMDRSRIDKLLVTNYNKQEESED; encoded by the coding sequence ATGTCTGAGATCGCACTGGTATCCTCCCGGAAATCGCGTCTGGAAGCAGCTGCCAAAAATGGCGATTCGAGCGCAAAGGCAGCTTTGAACCTCGCCAACTCACCTACAAAATTTCTTTCCACGGTACAGATCGGCATTACGCTCATCGGTTTGCTGACCGGTATGTACAGTGGCGACAATATCACTGCCGATTTTGAGCAAATCATTGCCCGTGTGCCCGCGCTGCTGCCTTACTCGCACTCGCTGGCGGTGGGCAGCGTGCTGGTGGTGATCACTTACCTGTCGCTCGTGCTCGGCGAGCTGGTCCCGAAACGCATCGGAATGGCCAATCCCGAGGCCATTTCGAAAGTAATGGCCACGCCTATGAACCTGCTTTCGAGGGTCACGGCGCCGTTTATCGCATTGCTGGGCTTTTCGAGCGATCTGATCATCCGCGTGCTGAATATCAAACAAAGCGAGAACGCCGTCACCGAGGAGGAGATCAAAAGCCTGATCCAGGAAGGAACTTCGGGCGGGATCTTCGAGGAAATCGAGCAGGAAATTGTGCATAATGTGTTCCAGCTCGGCGACCGTAAGGTTACATCGCTTATGACCAACCGGCAGGAAATTGTGTGGCTGGACCTGGAAGATACCGTCGAAGAAAATAAGGCTAAAATACTGGACGCGAGGCATTCTATTTACCCGGTTTGCCGCGGTAATGTCGATGATGTGGTTGGTTTGGTGTATGTCAAAGACCTCTTCGCCACCGACCTGGAAGTGCAAATGGCGAATCTCACGTCTATCATGCGAGATCCGGTGTACCTTCCCGAAAGCAACCGGGCTTACCAGGCGCTCGAAAAATTCAAGGAGCAGCGGGTTTATTACGGCATTATCGTCGACGAATACGGCGGTACGCTCGGTGTGGTAACGATGCACGACATTATGGACGCATTGGTAGGTGATATTTCCGAAGACATTGAAGAGGCGTCCGAAATCGTGCGGCGCGACGATGGCAGCTACCTCATCGACGCTCAATTGCCTTTCGACGATTTTATTCAGTATTTCAATATCAATATCCAGGATAGTGAACGCCGGGAACTGGTGGGCTTCAATACGCTCGGTGGTTTTGTGCTGCACGTCCTGGAAAACATTCCGCAAACGGGCGAGAAGTTCAGCTGGAAACAGTTCGAGTTCGAGGTGATCGATATGGATCGCAGCCGGATAGACAAGCTTTTAGTAACCAATTATAATAAACAGGAAGAATCCGAAGATTAA
- a CDS encoding CBS domain-containing protein, whose translation MGNKPVNAIWSVTQDNTVFEALELMAEKNIGAVLVLEDNELIGIFSERDYARKVILQGRASKDTLIRDVMTARVITVETDAKIEECMQIMSDKHIRHLPVNRDGRLVGIISINDIVSAIIHEQKEHINTLESYISGSPYS comes from the coding sequence ATGGGCAACAAGCCTGTCAATGCGATTTGGTCGGTAACGCAGGACAACACAGTGTTTGAGGCTCTGGAACTCATGGCCGAGAAGAACATTGGGGCGGTTTTAGTACTTGAAGATAATGAATTGATCGGTATCTTTTCCGAACGCGACTATGCCCGGAAAGTGATATTGCAGGGCCGCGCATCGAAAGATACGCTGATCCGCGACGTGATGACCGCCAGGGTCATAACGGTGGAAACCGATGCTAAAATTGAGGAATGTATGCAAATTATGTCGGACAAGCACATCAGGCACCTTCCTGTGAACCGTGATGGCCGGCTGGTAGGCATTATCTCGATCAACGACATCGTTTCGGCGATCATCCACGAGCAGAAAGAGCATATTAACACGCTCGAAAGCTACATTTCGGGAAGTCCGTATTCCTGA